A window from Candidatus Zixiibacteriota bacterium encodes these proteins:
- a CDS encoding ribonuclease HII, with protein MTQRSTILKLDRLTRLLPDMSRLEASLHEKGYRYIAGVDEAGRGPLAGPVVAAAVILPVGLEIEGVDDSKKLSARRRDELFDEIAASGAFCAVGIIDNETIDKINILRAALLAMRKAVSSLEQKPELVVVDGTSAIPNLDIPQLAVAGGDALCKSVSAASIIAKVTRDRIMDKYDERYPEFSFACHRGYPTKKHLDELRQYGPTEIHRKSFKPVMEILEQTVG; from the coding sequence ATGACACAAAGATCGACTATTTTAAAACTCGACCGCCTCACCCGGCTTCTGCCGGATATGTCGCGGCTTGAGGCCAGCCTCCATGAAAAGGGGTACCGATATATCGCAGGGGTCGATGAGGCCGGGCGCGGACCTCTGGCCGGACCGGTGGTCGCCGCCGCCGTGATTCTCCCGGTCGGACTGGAAATCGAGGGTGTCGATGATTCCAAAAAACTGAGTGCCCGGCGCCGTGATGAACTTTTCGATGAAATTGCCGCCTCCGGGGCCTTCTGCGCCGTCGGAATTATCGACAACGAAACGATCGATAAAATTAATATTCTTCGGGCCGCCTTGCTGGCCATGCGTAAAGCCGTCAGCTCCCTGGAACAAAAACCGGAACTGGTCGTGGTCGATGGCACCAGTGCCATCCCTAATCTCGATATTCCCCAGCTGGCTGTCGCCGGCGGCGACGCTCTCTGTAAATCGGTCTCGGCCGCTTCGATTATCGCCAAAGTCACAAGGGACCGGATTATGGATAAATACGACGAGCGCTATCCCGAATTCTCGTTCGCCTGCCACCGCGGTTACCCCACTAAAAAGCATCTCGATGAATTGCGGCAGTACGGCCCGACCGAAATTCACCGGAAAAGTTTCAAACCGGTCATGGAAATCCTGGAACAGACCGTAGGTTGA
- a CDS encoding YraN family protein — MNSDPKHNQRQKGRRYEWQAEQFLIFRGFRILERNWQAGHKEIDLIAVHDRLIVFVEVKAGLTDRYGHPAEWVDRKKQENLISAARQYILEKNLQDFDFRFDLITFFEGRLEHFPDAFQTS; from the coding sequence TTGAATTCCGATCCGAAACATAATCAGCGTCAAAAAGGCCGCCGCTATGAGTGGCAGGCCGAACAGTTTCTTATTTTCCGTGGTTTCCGGATTCTCGAGCGTAACTGGCAGGCAGGTCATAAAGAAATCGACCTTATCGCCGTTCATGACAGATTAATCGTCTTTGTCGAGGTTAAAGCCGGTCTGACCGATAGATATGGCCACCCGGCCGAATGGGTGGATCGTAAAAAACAGGAGAACCTGATTTCCGCCGCCCGCCAGTATATTCTCGAAAAAAATTTACAGGATTTTGACTTTCGGTTTGACCTGATTACTTTTTTCGAAGGCCGGCTGGAACATTTCCCCGATGCCTTCCAGACCTCTTAG